One window from the genome of Chlamydiales bacterium encodes:
- the lexA gene encoding transcriptional repressor LexA — MHGLTKRQLEIVNFIKTFTEKKHICPSYREIMEHFGFSSLGSVYRHIHSLKKKKVLDFKEHTPRSIQLNRTSEEHAGPGLVQIPYIGHIKAGFPLETFAKVDTISIPASWITHPEDTYVLRAKGDTLQEEFILPGDFLIIEAKQEAKNGQMCLVLINSHNVLLKHYYQEGAYIRLEASNTAYKPMMVRSENLVVQGILIGLFRTHQ, encoded by the coding sequence ATGCACGGATTAACAAAGCGTCAATTGGAAATTGTAAACTTTATTAAAACTTTTACCGAAAAAAAACATATCTGTCCAAGCTACAGAGAAATTATGGAACATTTTGGATTTTCCTCTCTTGGCTCTGTTTACAGACACATTCATAGCCTTAAAAAAAAGAAAGTTCTTGATTTTAAAGAACATACTCCTCGCTCAATCCAGCTAAACCGAACATCTGAAGAACATGCAGGCCCAGGTCTTGTACAGATCCCCTATATTGGACACATCAAGGCAGGCTTTCCCCTTGAGACTTTCGCAAAAGTAGACACAATTTCAATACCAGCCTCCTGGATTACACACCCAGAAGATACCTATGTACTAAGAGCAAAGGGCGATACTCTCCAAGAAGAATTCATTCTACCTGGTGACTTTCTAATTATTGAAGCAAAACAGGAAGCAAAAAACGGACAGATGTGCCTTGTACTTATTAACTCCCACAACGTCCTACTCAAGCACTATTACCAGGAAGGTGCCTACATTAGATTAGAAGCTAGCAACACTGCATATAAGCCTATGATGGTAAGATCCGAAAATCTTGTCGTCCAAGGCATTTTAATTGGCCTCTTCCGCACCCACCAATGA
- a CDS encoding phosphatase PAP2 family protein, translated as MKKHLKWIIPCILFILIAPFTPKLDLLISHFFYIDHFSKAPIWQLFYDYGTWPAWIVAVISLIIIIASFFSAYWKKFKKDALLFLCSLILGGGIITNLLLKQFWQRPRPVQLDEFGGFIYYHPFWIPLHEYTIEPGRSFPCGHCTMGFIFLAFCFIGIRRNNRPIFYTGLFITLFLGIGLSLSRIAMGGHFFSDTLASLLIMWLSIVTMDAFLYRKNSLCTD; from the coding sequence ATGAAAAAACATTTAAAATGGATCATTCCTTGCATCCTTTTCATCCTCATTGCCCCATTCACTCCAAAGCTTGACTTGCTTATTTCTCATTTTTTTTATATAGATCACTTCTCTAAGGCACCTATTTGGCAGCTTTTTTATGACTATGGCACATGGCCTGCCTGGATAGTTGCAGTAATATCCCTCATCATCATCATTGCAAGTTTTTTTTCTGCTTATTGGAAAAAATTCAAAAAAGATGCACTCCTCTTTTTATGCTCCTTAATACTAGGTGGAGGTATCATTACCAATCTTTTGCTAAAACAATTTTGGCAACGTCCTCGCCCTGTTCAATTAGATGAGTTCGGTGGTTTTATCTATTACCATCCCTTCTGGATCCCTCTTCACGAATATACAATAGAACCAGGAAGATCTTTTCCCTGTGGACATTGCACAATGGGCTTTATCTTCCTGGCCTTCTGCTTTATTGGTATTCGAAGAAATAACAGGCCTATTTTTTATACAGGTTTATTCATAACTCTCTTTCTAGGTATTGGACTTAGCCTATCTCGCATTGCAATGGGCGGCCATTTTTTCTCCGACACACTTGCATCCCTACTCATTATGTGGCTTTCTATAGTTACTATGGATGCTTTTCTTTATAGGAAAAACTCTTTATGCACGGATTAA
- the rmuC gene encoding DNA recombination protein RmuC, with protein sequence MSIVEVLLFSAACMTALIALFFLTKQSKKSGVLQERLEAKEVTIQELRGLFEKKEQEYRELRTSYIDVLSTYKELQAKSEAEKFSMQEKLILLQDAQNKWENTFKAISSDALQRNNTSFLELAKETLGKFQERAKGEFDKKEQSIKDFIVPIKESLDRFDTKINDLEKTRLGAYASMSEQVRSLFELQGQLRLETSNLVKALRTPIVRGRWGEIQLKRVVEMAGMLDHCDFYEQESVSLDDVRSRPDMIIKLPSQKNIVVDAKAPLSAYLDSLECADEESKKTKLKDHARQVRAHIFALGKKTYWDQFKPTPEFVVLFLPGETFFSAALEQDPSLIEAGVEQKVILATPTTLIAVLRAVSYGWRQENMSKHVEQVSLLGQDLYKRICDMSEHWHRVGKSLGQAVNSYNKAVGSLETRVLVSARKFKEMQLVSIDSKEEDLVPIDQITRVLQAPEMLDEPL encoded by the coding sequence GTGTCGATTGTAGAGGTTTTGCTTTTTTCTGCTGCTTGCATGACAGCTCTTATTGCATTATTTTTTTTGACAAAACAATCAAAAAAAAGTGGCGTTTTACAAGAAAGATTAGAAGCAAAGGAGGTAACTATACAAGAGTTACGAGGGCTTTTTGAAAAGAAGGAACAAGAATATAGAGAGCTTAGAACAAGTTATATTGACGTGCTTTCTACTTATAAGGAGCTTCAGGCAAAGAGTGAAGCAGAAAAATTTAGCATGCAAGAAAAGCTTATTCTTTTACAAGATGCACAAAATAAGTGGGAAAATACGTTTAAAGCGATCTCTTCCGATGCATTGCAGCGTAATAATACATCCTTTTTAGAGCTTGCAAAAGAGACTCTTGGAAAATTTCAAGAGCGTGCTAAAGGAGAGTTTGATAAAAAGGAACAGTCTATTAAAGATTTTATTGTCCCCATAAAAGAGTCTCTTGATCGCTTTGATACCAAAATTAATGACTTAGAAAAAACAAGGCTTGGAGCTTATGCCTCCATGAGTGAGCAGGTGCGTTCATTATTTGAATTGCAAGGTCAGCTTCGCTTAGAAACCTCTAATCTGGTAAAGGCTCTTAGAACACCTATCGTTAGAGGGCGTTGGGGTGAAATTCAGTTAAAGCGCGTCGTTGAAATGGCTGGCATGCTAGACCATTGTGATTTTTATGAGCAAGAGAGTGTGTCATTAGATGATGTACGATCACGTCCTGACATGATCATTAAGCTTCCATCTCAGAAAAATATTGTAGTAGATGCAAAAGCGCCATTAAGTGCTTACCTAGATTCCTTAGAGTGTGCAGATGAAGAGAGTAAAAAAACTAAATTAAAAGACCATGCAAGGCAGGTAAGAGCGCATATTTTTGCCCTTGGCAAGAAAACATACTGGGATCAATTTAAGCCAACACCTGAATTTGTGGTCTTGTTTTTGCCAGGAGAAACATTTTTTAGCGCCGCTTTAGAGCAAGACCCATCTCTTATAGAGGCAGGTGTTGAACAAAAAGTCATTTTAGCAACACCTACTACATTGATTGCCGTTTTGAGGGCAGTGTCGTATGGATGGCGTCAAGAAAACATGTCTAAACATGTAGAACAGGTAAGTTTGTTGGGGCAAGATCTTTACAAACGCATTTGTGATATGAGTGAACACTGGCACCGCGTTGGAAAGTCACTTGGGCAGGCAGTTAACTCTTATAATAAAGCTGTGGGCTCATTAGAAACTAGAGTTCTTGTAAGTGCCAGAAAGTTTAAAGAGATGCAGCTTGTATCTATAGATTCAAAAGAAGAGGATCTTGTCCCCATAGATCAAATTACAAGGGTTTTGCAGGCCCCTGAGATGCTAGATGAGCCACTCTAG
- a CDS encoding AAA family ATPase has protein sequence MKRIYQELVREHFADLRQMAFLMGPRQVGKTTISLEAARESIRHFYFNWDNAPERLLFIEGPDAIAKQSGLNELFEDKPILVFDEIHKFGKWKTFLKGFFDKYEKISKIIVTGSARLNIYKKGGDSLMGRYFYYRIHPFSVAEIASPSLIDEEIRKIPLPIPDEDWQALLEYGGFPEPFIQRSKKFSIRLQAMRKDQLFHEDIRDGTRIQELAQMELLADLLQGQAAQSLEYSSLSKKIGVSIDTIRRWIEVLKSFYFCFSIQPWSKNIRRSLLKEPKIYLWDWSLVEEIGHRNENIVASHLLKAVHFWNDRGFGEFGLHYLRTKDQLEVDFLVTKNKKPWFLVEVKTKVTGLAPSLYRFQEEIGAAHAFQVTFELPFIRKNCFEEKGPVLVPARTFLSQLI, from the coding sequence ATGAAACGGATCTATCAAGAACTTGTACGTGAACATTTTGCCGACCTTCGTCAAATGGCCTTCTTAATGGGTCCAAGGCAGGTTGGAAAGACGACCATAAGCTTAGAAGCTGCCAGAGAAAGTATTCGTCATTTCTATTTTAATTGGGATAACGCCCCGGAACGATTATTGTTTATTGAAGGCCCAGATGCCATTGCAAAGCAGTCTGGGCTTAATGAACTTTTTGAAGATAAGCCGATTCTTGTTTTTGATGAAATTCACAAGTTTGGGAAGTGGAAAACCTTTTTAAAAGGTTTTTTTGATAAATATGAAAAAATATCTAAAATTATCGTTACGGGAAGCGCTCGCCTTAATATTTATAAGAAAGGAGGCGATAGCTTAATGGGGCGCTATTTTTACTATAGAATCCATCCTTTTTCTGTAGCAGAAATTGCCTCCCCTTCCTTAATTGATGAAGAGATACGTAAGATCCCTCTTCCTATCCCAGATGAGGATTGGCAAGCATTATTGGAATATGGCGGCTTTCCAGAGCCTTTTATTCAGCGTTCGAAAAAATTTTCTATACGCTTACAAGCTATGCGCAAAGACCAACTATTTCATGAAGATATTAGAGATGGAACAAGGATTCAAGAGCTTGCGCAGATGGAATTGCTCGCAGATCTTCTTCAAGGCCAAGCAGCTCAATCATTAGAATATTCTTCTTTGTCTAAAAAAATAGGTGTTTCTATTGACACTATCCGCAGATGGATAGAGGTACTTAAGTCATTTTATTTTTGCTTTTCTATTCAACCTTGGTCAAAAAATATAAGGCGCTCACTTTTAAAAGAGCCAAAAATTTATCTTTGGGATTGGTCATTGGTAGAGGAAATAGGACATCGTAATGAGAATATTGTAGCAAGTCACCTTCTTAAGGCGGTACATTTTTGGAACGATCGAGGATTTGGTGAGTTTGGTCTTCATTATCTAAGAACAAAGGATCAGCTTGAAGTGGATTTCTTGGTTACAAAGAATAAAAAGCCTTGGTTTCTTGTTGAGGTTAAAACTAAAGTTACAGGACTTGCTCCATCGCTTTATCGCTTTCAAGAGGAAATTGGAGCTGCACACGCCTTTCAGGTGACGTTTGAGCTTCCTTTTATTCGGAAAAATTGCTTTGAAGAAAAGGGCCCTGTTCTTGTTCCTGCAAGGACCTTTTTATCTCAGCTTATTTAA
- a CDS encoding YifB family Mg chelatase-like AAA ATPase: protein MVLSQTYSVAFFGLDALLVNVEVDIAQEDKLSFVIVGLPDTAVKESKDRVLTAIKNSHFAIPSIRCIVNLAPADLKKEGALYDLPIALALLKSLHIIKENKTLEDFLVIGELGLGGELRPIRGAIAMSLLAKSLGKKGVILPKANAKEAACMPDLQVIAVSSLCEAVQFLKDPSSILPTPCSTFQEPLEVINPIVDFSDIKGQAHVKRALEIAAAGNHNILLCGPPGCGKTMMAKALNGIIPDFSLEEALETTKIHSLAGILPDGQSILKQRPFRAPHHSVSFAGLIGGGSIPRPGEVSLAHNGVLFLDELPEFSRTTLEVLRQPLENREVIISRAQGHFSFPANFLYIAAMNPCPCGFLGHPEKPCRDSTLQVERYRSKISGPLLDRIDMHIDVPHLRIHEMENQTSQESSYTIKERVKQARKIQSRRLGKSRTNASMQSKELKIHSILNNESKAIVRQATERMNISARSYDRILRVARTIADLADNHSIETEHLLEAIQFRR, encoded by the coding sequence TTGGTATTATCTCAAACATACTCTGTAGCCTTTTTCGGCTTAGATGCACTTCTTGTTAATGTTGAAGTCGATATTGCACAAGAAGACAAGTTGTCTTTTGTCATAGTAGGCCTTCCAGACACTGCTGTTAAGGAGTCAAAAGATCGCGTTCTTACAGCTATTAAAAATTCTCATTTTGCTATTCCAAGTATTCGCTGTATTGTAAACCTTGCCCCTGCTGACTTAAAAAAAGAGGGTGCTCTCTACGACCTTCCTATAGCACTTGCTCTATTAAAATCCCTCCACATCATTAAAGAAAACAAAACACTCGAAGATTTCCTTGTCATTGGCGAACTTGGACTTGGAGGGGAACTACGCCCTATTAGAGGGGCAATTGCCATGAGTTTACTTGCCAAGTCCTTAGGAAAAAAAGGTGTTATTCTGCCAAAAGCAAATGCTAAAGAAGCTGCCTGCATGCCAGATCTTCAAGTCATTGCGGTTTCTTCTTTATGCGAGGCTGTACAGTTTCTAAAAGATCCAAGCAGTATTCTTCCAACGCCCTGCTCTACCTTTCAAGAGCCATTAGAAGTCATAAATCCCATTGTAGATTTTAGCGATATCAAAGGCCAGGCTCATGTAAAAAGAGCACTTGAAATTGCAGCTGCAGGCAACCATAACATTCTGCTTTGTGGACCTCCAGGATGCGGTAAAACAATGATGGCCAAAGCTCTCAATGGCATCATACCTGATTTTTCTCTTGAAGAGGCTCTAGAGACCACAAAAATTCACTCACTTGCTGGCATCTTGCCAGACGGCCAAAGCATACTTAAGCAAAGGCCATTCAGAGCCCCTCACCACAGCGTAAGCTTTGCAGGTTTAATTGGGGGAGGCTCTATCCCTCGTCCTGGAGAAGTATCTCTTGCTCACAATGGAGTTTTATTCTTAGATGAGCTCCCAGAATTCTCCAGAACAACTTTAGAAGTGTTAAGACAACCACTAGAAAATCGCGAAGTCATTATCAGTAGGGCTCAGGGTCATTTTTCATTTCCTGCAAACTTTCTCTACATTGCAGCCATGAATCCCTGCCCTTGTGGATTCCTTGGGCATCCTGAAAAACCTTGTAGAGACAGTACTCTACAAGTAGAGCGCTACCGTAGTAAAATTTCAGGCCCTCTTCTTGATCGAATAGACATGCACATAGATGTACCTCACCTGCGCATTCATGAAATGGAAAATCAAACATCGCAAGAATCCTCATACACCATCAAGGAAAGGGTAAAGCAAGCAAGAAAAATACAAAGCAGACGCCTTGGCAAAAGTCGCACAAACGCCTCTATGCAAAGCAAAGAACTCAAAATCCACTCTATACTTAACAATGAAAGCAAAGCCATTGTACGACAAGCAACAGAGCGTATGAATATTTCAGCAAGATCTTATGATCGTATTTTGCGCGTTGCAAGAACCATTGCAGATCTTGCAGACAACCATTCTATTGAAACAGAACACCTCTTAGAAGCCATCCAATTTCGCCGTTAA
- a CDS encoding DUF455 family protein has product MEFRDLAIQILSATTLEDKLFSPDLLTDFSPGPALCWDIPTRPVTMQFKTRSRKDKLPPLHEHQSAEKRAICLHRFAGHELLAVEIMAFALLRFPEAPANFRKGLLNTLLEEQEHVRLYIKRLNELGMQFGDLELYKHFWTHTPHIQTPLQYVSLMSLTFEMANLDFAPLYGKSFEKNGDTASADLMAKILFDEISHVRFGMCWLKKFKDTHLDDFQAWKLALPPNVDINRAKGFVFLEEPRKKAGVSQEWIDALK; this is encoded by the coding sequence ATGGAATTTCGTGATCTTGCAATTCAAATTCTTTCTGCAACAACACTTGAAGACAAGTTATTTTCGCCAGATCTACTCACCGATTTTTCACCAGGACCTGCTCTTTGCTGGGATATACCAACAAGACCTGTTACCATGCAATTTAAAACTCGTTCTCGTAAAGATAAGTTACCCCCATTGCATGAACACCAAAGCGCAGAAAAAAGGGCTATATGTTTACATCGTTTTGCAGGGCATGAGCTTTTGGCTGTAGAAATCATGGCCTTTGCTCTACTTCGTTTTCCAGAAGCTCCTGCAAATTTCAGAAAAGGCCTTTTAAATACTCTTTTAGAAGAACAAGAACATGTTCGCCTCTATATTAAACGTCTCAATGAATTGGGAATGCAATTTGGTGATCTAGAACTCTATAAACACTTTTGGACACATACGCCCCACATTCAAACTCCTCTGCAATATGTAAGCCTAATGAGCCTAACTTTTGAGATGGCTAATTTGGATTTTGCGCCTCTCTATGGTAAATCTTTTGAAAAAAATGGAGATACTGCATCTGCAGATCTTATGGCAAAAATTCTTTTTGACGAAATCTCTCATGTACGCTTTGGAATGTGTTGGCTTAAAAAATTTAAAGACACACACCTTGATGACTTCCAAGCATGGAAGCTTGCTCTTCCCCCAAACGTAGATATAAATAGGGCAAAAGGATTTGTATTTCTTGAAGAGCCTCGCAAAAAAGCAGGCGTTTCACAAGAATGGATCGATGCTCTTAAATAA
- a CDS encoding SH3 domain-containing protein, producing MSKTTAFSLLLASCLSFNLTAADNKTLNNKQTPQKQSSPAFDAFTGKIVGSRVRMRAGPDLDSAIIQEFTKEDLIIVKGEENGFYSIETPKGIKGYVFRSYILDNIVEANKVNIRLEPALDAPIVGQLLSGQHIEGTISKINPKWLEIELPKTTRFFVAKEYVQSVGKPELLETLQKRKNDVNSLLNNAYTFSQNEMRKPFDLIQIGLIQNQFQNIIKNYTDFPEQVTKAKETLQLIQETYLQNKIVYLESKNKECSESYKQQLATLENRLAQDLGTTPFTQAEEEAFMRPTTNLDAIKRWEPIEEHLYTQWLTKNPGKSKKDFYQEELSSAVILKGVLEPYNSAVKNRPGDYLLKVNNLPVAFVYSTCVNLSEKSGQTVSITALKRPNNHFAYPAYFVISIQ from the coding sequence ATGTCCAAAACTACCGCTTTTTCATTGCTTTTAGCATCTTGCCTTTCCTTCAACCTAACTGCAGCAGATAATAAAACACTTAATAATAAGCAAACTCCTCAAAAACAATCTTCTCCTGCCTTTGATGCCTTTACCGGAAAAATTGTAGGTAGTCGTGTACGTATGCGAGCAGGACCAGATTTAGATAGCGCTATCATTCAAGAATTTACAAAAGAAGATCTTATTATCGTAAAAGGTGAGGAGAACGGCTTTTATTCTATAGAGACTCCAAAAGGAATAAAAGGGTATGTTTTTCGATCTTATATTCTTGACAACATAGTTGAAGCAAATAAAGTCAACATCCGCCTTGAACCAGCCCTTGATGCACCCATTGTTGGCCAGCTCCTTTCAGGACAACATATCGAAGGAACTATTAGCAAAATAAATCCTAAATGGCTTGAAATTGAGCTACCTAAAACAACACGATTTTTTGTAGCCAAAGAGTATGTTCAATCTGTTGGAAAGCCTGAACTTCTAGAGACTCTACAAAAGCGTAAAAATGATGTAAATTCTCTCCTTAACAATGCTTATACATTCAGCCAAAATGAGATGCGTAAACCCTTTGACTTAATCCAAATTGGGCTTATTCAGAATCAATTCCAAAATATTATAAAAAATTACACAGATTTTCCAGAACAAGTGACAAAAGCGAAAGAAACTCTTCAGCTCATCCAAGAGACTTACCTGCAAAATAAAATAGTTTACCTTGAATCTAAAAACAAAGAATGTTCTGAAAGCTATAAGCAACAGCTTGCTACCCTTGAAAATAGACTTGCACAAGATCTTGGAACAACACCCTTTACGCAGGCCGAAGAGGAAGCATTCATGAGACCTACCACCAACCTAGATGCCATCAAACGTTGGGAACCCATCGAAGAACATCTTTACACTCAATGGCTCACAAAAAATCCAGGAAAGTCCAAAAAAGATTTCTATCAAGAAGAGCTTTCTTCTGCCGTCATTTTAAAAGGGGTTCTTGAGCCCTACAATTCTGCCGTAAAAAATCGTCCCGGTGATTACCTCTTAAAAGTCAATAACTTACCCGTTGCCTTCGTTTATAGTACGTGCGTCAACTTAAGCGAAAAGTCAGGCCAAACTGTCTCTATTACTGCTCTTAAACGACCTAATAACCACTTTGCTTACCCCGCATATTTTGTAATTTCGATACAATAA
- a CDS encoding PhoH family protein codes for MVRKTFVIDTNVLLHDPEAFMKFPHSNVVLPLAVIEALDTMKRLHDDLGKNARKVIRLLDGLKSLGSGDLHTGVLLENEANIRVQMDLKGDRLHSLFLSSNTNNHRIILTAVLLQEQKEIVTFVSKDFAMRVKAEACGVISEDYENLKFSFDDIYRGLRKVETEKINIDHFFKDGSVKLEGMQDFYPNEYCVMTSPEHSSAVAKYHAPSGNFVSLLKLSHQIWGISPLNVEQKCALDLLLRDDIKLVTLVGQAGTGKTLLALASALRKVFDEGVYAKILVSRPIMPLGKDIGFLPGLKEEKLFHWMQPIYDNLEFLCNSTGTEPNETLRWVTDSKKLEMEAVTFIRGRSLPKMFMIIDEAQNLTPHEVKTVISRAGTGTKVVLTGDPTQIDNPYLDKDSNGLTYTIGKFKEQKIFGHVFLEKTERSELAALAAKMM; via the coding sequence ATGGTACGCAAAACTTTTGTTATCGATACGAACGTATTACTTCATGATCCAGAAGCTTTTATGAAGTTTCCACATAGCAATGTGGTTTTACCACTCGCTGTGATTGAGGCATTGGATACGATGAAAAGACTTCATGATGACCTTGGAAAGAATGCAAGAAAAGTGATTCGATTATTAGATGGGCTTAAAAGTTTGGGCTCTGGAGACTTGCATACAGGTGTTTTACTTGAAAATGAAGCAAATATTCGCGTACAGATGGACTTAAAAGGGGATCGCCTTCATAGCTTATTTTTATCTAGTAACACCAATAATCATCGGATTATTTTAACAGCCGTTTTATTACAAGAGCAGAAAGAGATTGTAACATTTGTTTCAAAAGATTTTGCAATGCGTGTAAAAGCAGAAGCTTGTGGTGTTATATCGGAAGATTATGAAAATTTAAAATTTTCTTTCGATGATATTTATAGAGGACTTCGCAAGGTTGAAACGGAAAAAATAAATATAGATCATTTCTTTAAAGATGGCAGTGTAAAACTTGAAGGAATGCAAGACTTTTATCCAAATGAATATTGTGTGATGACCTCTCCTGAGCACTCTTCTGCTGTTGCTAAATATCATGCGCCAAGTGGTAACTTTGTGTCTCTCTTAAAATTATCACATCAAATTTGGGGAATTTCTCCACTTAATGTGGAACAAAAGTGTGCACTCGACCTTTTATTAAGAGATGATATAAAACTTGTAACACTTGTAGGTCAAGCAGGAACTGGGAAGACATTACTTGCCCTTGCAAGTGCGCTTCGTAAAGTTTTTGACGAAGGAGTATATGCCAAGATTTTAGTCAGCAGGCCTATTATGCCACTTGGAAAGGATATAGGCTTTCTTCCAGGTCTTAAAGAAGAAAAGCTTTTCCACTGGATGCAGCCTATCTATGATAACTTGGAATTTCTTTGTAACTCTACTGGAACAGAGCCAAATGAAACATTGCGTTGGGTAACAGATAGTAAAAAACTAGAAATGGAGGCTGTTACCTTTATTCGAGGACGTTCTTTGCCAAAAATGTTTATGATTATTGATGAAGCGCAAAATTTAACACCTCATGAAGTAAAAACTGTCATTTCAAGGGCTGGAACAGGCACAAAAGTAGTCTTAACAGGTGATCCTACCCAGATTGACAATCCTTATCTAGATAAAGACTCCAATGGACTAACCTATACAATTGGAAAATTTAAAGAGCAAAAAATCTTTGGACATGTATTTCTCGAAAAGACAGAGCGTTCAGAACTTGCGGCTCTTGCTGCTAAGATGATGTGA
- a CDS encoding TIGR04372 family glycosyltransferase, with protein MYKILKSIAYFPIKFVLKRLKKLFPFFNLFYAESFYKWHSKQLSQVPENEQIFFITRRDFGTFLMLTNYVSCWQQLRGPTCLVVLTVEYEAVQTIAKSILPNTRVICHNSLFFQYYIRFFGKKTVQYNTVAPTYAKLICEYPNGLIFFEQMLSHKTIHKSDYISYFDKNLSLLELKNNPLLQEAYKKIRKSYDCKVHIYHDYIDLYYNKDLSKPFFPSTPSRQTLLKKLHINGPYVVLNVNCRHYFNGLPKHIAGRKRIQHPERYNTLIDSLIDKGFFVVLQGREEQPYFRPRAKFIDYSKNALCSLKNDIELFSECSFAVTSKNGPENFSTICNTPMLALNYTELTSMTPHLKSRFFPKQVRNLDSGKLFTWRELLNAPFYYDIGATGFCERIEYQDLTEEELLSAVEEFLPLANAPVSAWKKYTQKQQAFKDALHPAHLDLYQIKSVPLNCYLTSS; from the coding sequence ATGTATAAAATCTTAAAGAGTATCGCCTATTTTCCTATAAAATTTGTCTTAAAAAGACTTAAAAAGCTATTTCCTTTCTTTAACTTATTTTATGCAGAATCTTTTTATAAATGGCATTCAAAACAACTCTCTCAAGTACCAGAAAACGAACAAATATTTTTTATAACAAGAAGAGATTTTGGAACTTTTCTTATGCTGACAAATTATGTTAGCTGCTGGCAGCAATTAAGAGGCCCTACCTGTTTAGTAGTACTCACAGTGGAGTATGAAGCTGTTCAAACAATTGCTAAGTCAATACTGCCAAATACTCGAGTTATTTGTCACAACTCACTTTTTTTCCAGTATTACATACGTTTTTTCGGGAAAAAAACCGTTCAATACAATACTGTAGCTCCTACTTATGCTAAACTTATCTGTGAATATCCCAATGGTCTCATCTTTTTTGAGCAGATGTTAAGTCACAAAACTATTCATAAGTCCGATTATATTTCCTACTTCGATAAAAATCTCTCTCTACTCGAGCTAAAAAACAATCCGTTATTACAAGAAGCGTACAAAAAAATTCGCAAGTCTTATGATTGCAAAGTCCACATATACCATGATTACATTGACTTATACTATAATAAAGACTTATCAAAACCCTTTTTCCCAAGTACTCCTTCCAGACAAACTCTCTTAAAAAAACTCCACATAAATGGCCCTTACGTTGTTCTAAACGTCAATTGTAGACACTACTTTAATGGTCTTCCTAAACACATTGCTGGAAGAAAACGCATACAACATCCAGAACGCTATAATACATTAATCGATTCTCTTATTGATAAAGGATTCTTTGTCGTACTACAAGGAAGAGAGGAACAGCCCTACTTTAGACCAAGAGCCAAATTTATTGACTATTCAAAAAATGCTCTTTGTTCTTTAAAAAACGATATAGAGCTCTTCTCAGAATGTAGTTTTGCAGTCACATCTAAAAATGGCCCAGAAAATTTTTCTACAATATGTAATACCCCCATGCTTGCTTTAAACTATACAGAGCTCACCTCAATGACACCTCATCTAAAAAGTAGATTTTTTCCAAAACAAGTTCGAAATCTCGACTCTGGCAAGCTATTTACCTGGAGAGAACTTTTAAATGCGCCTTTCTATTATGATATAGGAGCTACAGGCTTTTGTGAACGAATTGAATATCAAGATTTAACAGAAGAAGAGCTACTCTCTGCTGTAGAAGAGTTTTTACCTTTGGCAAATGCCCCTGTAAGTGCATGGAAAAAATATACGCAAAAGCAACAAGCCTTTAAAGATGCTCTACACCCGGCCCATTTAGACCTTTACCAAATAAAGAGCGTCCCACTTAATTGTTACCTCACATCATCTTAG
- a CDS encoding RsmE family RNA methyltransferase encodes MPHERFFYPHEMQEGDIISLPPEEEKHMSVMRIRPGDSVELVNGCGFLGAATLLSSSKKNISLKITKVDFEKESSPKLIIAQSLPRANRLDFILEKGTELGMHELWLFPGEFSEKKEIGENLLQRMKSITIAALKQCGRLYLPNIRIMPSLSSWDVSELPSSLFFGDTSKDAKPFINYWKDYNDLIFFVGPEKGFSANEIECLLKMHAKGVKLHESILRTDTASLAFLSIAKHVLLGKTYV; translated from the coding sequence ATGCCTCATGAACGCTTCTTCTACCCTCATGAAATGCAAGAAGGCGATATAATTTCTTTACCTCCAGAAGAAGAAAAACACATGAGCGTAATGCGCATACGTCCAGGAGATTCTGTAGAGCTCGTTAATGGCTGTGGTTTTTTAGGAGCAGCAACACTACTTTCTTCTAGCAAAAAAAACATCTCTCTAAAAATCACAAAAGTTGACTTTGAAAAAGAATCAAGCCCCAAGCTCATTATAGCACAAAGCTTGCCGCGTGCAAATCGCTTAGATTTTATCCTTGAAAAAGGTACTGAACTTGGAATGCATGAGCTTTGGTTATTTCCAGGAGAGTTTAGTGAAAAAAAAGAGATTGGAGAAAATCTTCTTCAGCGTATGAAGTCAATTACCATTGCAGCACTCAAACAATGTGGCAGGCTCTACCTGCCAAACATCCGCATCATGCCCTCTTTATCTTCTTGGGATGTATCAGAGCTTCCCTCTTCTCTTTTCTTTGGAGATACAAGTAAAGATGCAAAGCCTTTTATAAATTATTGGAAAGATTACAATGACCTAATATTTTTTGTTGGGCCAGAAAAAGGCTTTTCGGCTAACGAAATTGAATGCTTGCTTAAAATGCATGCTAAAGGCGTAAAACTTCATGAGTCTATTCTTCGAACCGATACGGCCTCTCTTGCCTTTTTAAGTATCGCAAAACATGTTCTTTTAGGAAAAACCTATGTATAA